The genomic window CTATCCATTTTTTGTAGTATTTACTGGGTTACCATCTATTTTTTCATTATAATCAATCTCGGACATACTGATTTTTTTTCTGTCTTTTTCTCTACCTAAAAGAATAGTTTCTTCGGTATTGATAACCACTTTTTCTAATTTTTTGGTGTAATTGTTTTGATTGATTACAGAATCTTTTTCAAAAGCTCTTGGCCCTTCAATTACCCAGTCATTCACATCTTTTTTATCAAAACGACAAGTGTTACAAATAAAATCTTCTACTTCGTGGTATTCGTCTTTTCTTCCTGTAACTCTCTGAATTTCGTTTCCAAACATCCAAACAGTTGTTTTTCCGCAACATCCTGGAGTAGTACATTCTCTGTGTGCGTTGAATGGTTTGTTAAACCAAACTCTCGATTTGAATCGGAACGTTTTGTCAGTCAAAGCACCAACCGGGCACACATCAATCATATTGCCTGAAAACTCATTGTCGATAGCTTTAGAAATACAAGTTGAAATATTCGAATGATCACCTCTGTCCATCACTCCATGTACTCGGTTGTCTGTCAATTGATCAGCAACCATAACACAACGATAACACAGAATACAACGATTCATGTGCAATTGAATATTTGGACCAATATCTTCCGGTTCGAAAGTTCTTTTTTCTTCAATAAAACGGGATTCGGATTTTCCGTGTTCGAAACTTAAATTCTGCAAATCACATTCTCCTGCCTGATCACAAACCGGACAATCCAAAGGATGGTTAATCAACAAGAATTCCGTCACCGATTTTCTTGCTTCCTGCACTCTTGGCGAAGATTTGCTGTTCACTTCCATTCCGTCCTGACACCCTGTTACACAAGAAGCCATCAATTTTGGCATTGGTCTTGGGTCGGCTTCACTTCCTTTGGCTACTTCAACCAAACAGCAACGGCATTTTCCACCGCTTCCTTTTAACTTAGAATAATAGCACATCGCTGGCGGAACTACTTCTCCTCCAATCATTCTGGCTGCTTGCAGGATTGTTGTTCCTGGTTCT from Flavobacterium eburneipallidum includes these protein-coding regions:
- a CDS encoding 2Fe-2S iron-sulfur cluster-binding protein; its protein translation is MKVTIDGQAIEVEPGTTILQAARMIGGEVVPPAMCYYSKLKGSGGKCRCCLVEVAKGSEADPRPMPKLMASCVTGCQDGMEVNSKSSPRVQEARKSVTEFLLINHPLDCPVCDQAGECDLQNLSFEHGKSESRFIEEKRTFEPEDIGPNIQLHMNRCILCYRCVMVADQLTDNRVHGVMDRGDHSNISTCISKAIDNEFSGNMIDVCPVGALTDKTFRFKSRVWFNKPFNAHRECTTPGCCGKTTVWMFGNEIQRVTGRKDEYHEVEDFICNTCRFDKKDVNDWVIEGPRAFEKDSVINQNNYTKKLEKVVINTEETILLGREKDRKKISMSEIDYNEKIDGNPVNTTKNG